In Triticum urartu cultivar G1812 chromosome 6, Tu2.1, whole genome shotgun sequence, the following proteins share a genomic window:
- the LOC125512435 gene encoding U-box domain-containing protein 34-like: MASASPPPSVAVAVRPGGSASRRAARWAAASLLGDEGADRAVAIAFVHVIPTLTFVPSPAGERVPVARAGHQVVEAYSRDRHASVQEALLPFRRLAKANVETVVVEGDGVAETLVRYAAESGVRSLVLGSGSFRWFHRVMSSPDVPTAVLKTTQNACNVFVVCKRRLIVKVAGHPQAGMSGTNLSIHSITHKAFAETQMSLLSDSSTEAETLSVSSGSQARCSYSASSDASAGSESSVLVHIVSGDALQAGTDVNQRYDSHSLLKKVSYGASNSSDECQSIDEVEKLRKELKETLVMYDKACDDLVHAKKKIQVLSNECSEEARKVENALRKEKILKQLAADEKAKHLEAINEVEQAKRSFTREAYSKHKAEMVGCIISLDKEKIVDAILSTSKNCRRYSKHEIELATGNFSEARKIGEGGYGNVYRCTLDHIEVAVKIIQQDSTDKTDEFLKEVEILSQLHHPNLVLLIGFCPEIGCLVYEYLENGSLEDQLLNNKRHQPLHWFLRFRIIFEVSCGLAFLHGRKPEPIVHRDLKPANILLDKNYVGKIGDAGFAKVISDLVPDWQTEYTDTIVAGTMYYMDPEYQQTGTVRPKSDLFGLGVIILQMLTGKHPNGLIVSVENAIKSRSLPYILDRTQTDWPVAEAEMLAKLGLRCTALKCRDRPDLESEVLPELEEILHRVSSIVNMRNPNSRAPGHFICPITQGLMDDPYVAADGHTYEHHAIKDWLRKHKVSPITRCKLPNLSIIPNHSLHAAIQQWKKSQTAQTQPWK; the protein is encoded by the exons ATGgcctccgcctcgccgccgccctccgtcgccgtcgccgtccgcCCCGGCGGTAGCGCGAGCCGCCGCGCCGCGCGGTGGGCGGCGGCCAGCCTCCTAGGCGACGAGGGCGCAGACCGCGCCGTCGCCATCGCCTTCGTCCACGTCATCCCCACGCTCACATTCGTCCCCTCCCCGG CCGGGGAGCGGGTGCCGGTGGCGCGGGCGGGGCACCAGGTGGTGGAGGCGTACTCCCGAGACCGGCACGCGAGCGTGCAGGAGGCGCTGCTCCCCTTCCGCCGCCTCGCCAAAGCGAAT GTGGAGACGGTGGTGGTGGAAGGCGATGGCGTGGCGGAGACGCTTGTGCGGTACGCGGCGGAGTCCGGCGTACGGAGCCTGGTGCTAGGCTCGGGCTCCTTCCGGTGGTTCCACAG GGTGATGAGTAGTCCTGATGTACCCACCGCTGTCCTGAAAACTACGCAAAATGCGTGCAATGTATTTGTTGTATGCAAGCGAAGATTAATCGTGAAAGTTGCAGGACATCCTCAAGCAGGCA TGTCTGGCACAAACTTAAGCATTCATTCAATTACTCACAAAGCGTTTGCAGAAACGCAGATGAGCTTGTTGTCTGACAGTTCTACAGAGGCTGAGACGCTCTCAGTATCATCAGGCTCACAGGCCCGTTGCTCGTATAGTGCTAGTTCGGATGCTAGTGCAGGTTCAGAAAGCAGTGTATTAGTCCACATAGTAAGTGGAGATGCATTGCAAGCAGGAACAGATGTAAATCAAAGATATGATTCTCATAGCCTTTTGAAGAAAGTTTCTTATGGTGCCTCAAACTCAAGTGATGAG TGTCAATCTATAGATGAAGTAGAAAAGCTGAGGAAGGAATTGAAGGAAACCTTGGTGATGTATGATAAAGCCTGCGATGATCTCGTCCATGCTAAGAAAAAG ATTCAGGTACTTTCGAACGAATGTTCTGAAGAAGCAAGGAAGGTAGAGAATGCGTTACGCAAGGAGAAAATTCTGAAGCAACTAGCAGCAGATGAGAAAGCAAAACATTTGGAAGCCATTAACGAAGTTGAGCAAGCAAAAAGATCATTCACCAGGGAGGCCTACTCTAAGCATAAGGCTGAAATGGTAGGTTGCATAATTTCTCTCGATAAGGAGAAAATTGTAGATGCTATTCTGTCAACTAGCAAAAATTGCAGGCGGTACTCGAAACATGAAATAGAACTTGCCACTGGTAACTTCTCTGAAGCAAGGAAGATCGGTGAAGGAGGTTATGGGAATGTGTATAGGTGCACCCTTGATCACATTGAAGTAGCTGTCAAGATCATTCAGCAGGATTCCACCGACAAAACTGACGAGTTCTTGAAGGAG GTTGAGATTCTTAGCCAACTTCACCATCCCAACTTGGTTTTATTAATTGGTTTCTGTCCTGAAATCGGCTGTCTTGTATATGAATACTTGGAGAATGGAAGCCTAGAAGATCAACTTCTTAACAACAAAAGGCATCAGCCACTGCATTGGTTCCTCCGGTTTCGTATCATCTTTGAAGTGTCCTGTGGGCTTGCTTTCTTGCATGGAAGGAAGCCAGAGCCTATAGTCCACCGTGACCTGAAACCTGCAAACATCCTGTTGGACAAGAACTACGTGGGTAAAATCGGCGATGCTGGTTTCGCAAAGGTCATATCTGATCTGGTCCCTGACTGGCAAACCGAATACACAGATACCATTGTTGCTGGCACCATGTACTACATGGATCCTGAGTACCAGCAAACCGGGACTGTTCGGCCGAAATCGGATCTGTTCGGTCTGGGAGTCATCATTCTTCAGATGCTAACTGGCAAGCACCCAAACGGCCTCATCGTAAGCGTAGAAAACGCTATCAAAAGCAGGTCACTTCCATATATCCTCGACAGAACTCAAACCGACTGGCCAGTCGCCGAGGCGGAAATGTTGGCAAAGCTCGGTTTGCGATGCACTGCTCTAAAATGCAGGGATAGGCCTGATCTTGAGTCGGAGGTGCTGCCGGAGCTGGAGGAAATACTGCACAGGGTTTCCTCCATTGTCAACATGAGAAACCCAAACTCACGAGCACCAGGCCACTTCATCTGCCCCATAACACAG GGGTTGATGGATGATCCGTATGTCGCTGCTGATGGACACACCTATGAGCATCATGCCATCAAAGATTGGCTCAGGAAACACAAGGTGTCGCCAATCACAAGGTGCAAGCTTCCGAACTTATCCATAATCCCAAACCATTCGCTGCACGCGGCGATACAGCAGTGGAAGAAGTCACAGACAGCCCAGACGCAGCCTTGGAAATGA